In Setaria italica strain Yugu1 chromosome IX, Setaria_italica_v2.0, whole genome shotgun sequence, the genomic stretch GCGGTTTGCTCCTTTGTTGAAGTAGGAGGGAGAGATCTTTTGAATTTAAAACTTTGATCTTGATCTCATTTCTCTCTCAAACCATAAATACATTTTGGATGCCATTTAAACTACTGTGTTCCTAAAAATTAATATAATACAATGAGATCCAATATGACTAtattgtgttgtatttttaaaaatcaTCATTTTGGATATACTAtctcaacttttttttaatgtaaaaaatttggtgaatgtaaaaaaaggTTGAGAGGAAAAAAGTTGGTGAAtgcaaaaaaatgttgagcaaAAATATTGGTGAATCTAAAAACGTTAAAGATAAATGTTGGTACACATAAAAAAGGTTGGTCAACGTCAAGAAGTATTGGTGACAATTAAGATAgactttttataaaaaaaatttgctGACGATGTCAACAAATGTTGATAGATATCTAAaaatgttaaagaaaaaatCTTGTACATAGGTTTAATATAAGTTTTAAAGATACATAGTTTATCTGCCGTCTCCATCCGAGCTCCCCGAGCACCATCGCGTTCTCCATCTCCGGCCTCCTTCAACGTGGGTATCAAATCAAGTTTCTCTCttattattccatattttactCTATTGATTGAGTAAAATGCGCCTGCACCTCTAAACTGATGAGGGTACGTCACTTAGGTTCATCAACtttgaaagtgcatttttgAGTCTATACACTTTTAAAACCGTTCATCACAGGTCCATATACATCAAGCATGCATCTATGGCTGACATGGCGTACTGACGGCTGCGGCATTTGGTCGAGCGTGTCACCGGCGTCATCCTCAAATTTCACGGGCACCTCCCTCCGGCAACCCACgggtggtggggggggggggggggggggggNNNNNNNNNNNNNNNNNNNNNNNNNNNNNNNNNNNNNNNNNNNNNNNNNNNNNNNNNNNNNNNNNNNNNNNNNNNNNNNNNNNNNNNNNNNNNNNNNNNNGAGCATTTGAGTTGGAGATACGAATTGAATCTTTAATCTGCAGTAAATTACAAGAAATACGTACCAAGGTTGAGTAGTTGAAGATGCGAATTGAAACTTTAATCCGCAAGAAGCTCACACCGGGAGGAGTCATAACTGACGGCATCATTGACAGGCAGGAGTCCGTGAGACCGTGACGACCACGGCATATCTCCGATTACTGGCAACTTCCGCCATGAGCCGCTGATGACGAGGAGGCCGATCTCATGGACCTCGGCCCCTCTTGGTCTGAGCTCCACTGTGCCGTCGACGAGTGGCCCAGGCAGCCGCTGCCATTACTCATGGCTGCGGCCTGCGTGCCTTCATCCGAGCTGCTGCCAAGATCGTCTTCGACACGTGGGGCGGCTAGTACCTCGCTGCGGATGGACCTTGAGGCGCTCGAGCTCGACGACGCCAACGCATGGCTCGCGGTCCGTCTCGATCGCGCACTTGCGCCATCGCAGGGTGGCGACGCCACTTCGATTCCgtcgtccgcgacacgctccgcATTGCCCACCGATTCGCCCGCGCGCTCGGCAAGACCATGGGCGCTCGCAGCCGCATCACGCCACCACGACCGAGCTTTACCGCCATGCACGAGACAAGCTGGAACGGCTGATGAGGTGGAGCTCCGTGGCGACGTATATGACGACCAACAGTTTTCGTCTCCCTCGGGCGATGCACGCAGTAAGGAAGAGGCAGGCGCAGCCAGCCCACCTTAGCTTCTTGCAGAAAGTACCACGGGAGATGCACCTCCACCAACAGCTCCATCGGCTTATCCGCATGCAGTGCTGCATCGTGGTACACCTCCACGCCTCGGCTTATCCGCATGCAGTGCTGCATCATGGTACACCCTCCACGCCCACAATGACGGCCCTCGGGACCGCCAACCGCGCGAGGTGCTCTGCCTTGCGGCAGCCCCGGCTCTAGTGCCTCTGCACGTGGACGGAGGACCCGACGTCGTCGGTGAGGCCGTTTCGACGAGCGCGTCGAAGCTGGCGCGCATGAGATCGCACGCTTGCCCATCTCCATTCCGACGAACTTGAGGATGACGCTGGTGACACCCGTGACGTGCTCGACAAAATGCCCCACTCGAGAGATACCTCACCAGCCATGTGAGAATGTGGGCAATAGGTGCATGTGGATAGGCATGGACCTTGGGTGAACACCATTAAAAGTTTATGgacaaaaaaaatgtatttttgGAGTTGACAAACCTAGATGACACATAGGGACCACTTGCGCATTTTACTCTATTCCATATGAACACGAGACATCTAACTCGGTAATTCCCAAATAGATAACTTTACTTATTTGGGAAAATATCCAAGAACCGGAACACCGTGCGGCCTGGACCTTATCAGACATTGGCTGCCAGCCAGCCACGGAACACTAAATTGTAGATGGAGGTTAACGAACATGAATACATGATTCACATCGAGGAAGAGAAAAGCCAGTGTTCCACCCGGAGAACCAAAGATTCTGAAATCTTCAAAGAGAATGGAGGCTTGGAAACAGGTACATTTACAACCGACCTGGGCAGGCAAAAAACAGGGTAATCGGAAATTTAATTTGGCTACAATGCATAGAAGAACCAACAGTTGATCATGTGGGCTTATTGCTTATAGTCTTGTAGTAGACCTTACGAAGTCAATTCCATGAAGCATTGAAGCAAGAACATAAGGATGTATATATTCATCAAAACTTGAATTCATCATCTACATCTGACAAGCTACCTGGCGGGTCATATACAATCATATCGGGGAAAAGCTCCAGAAAATCCTGCTTTATCTTCTCCCTCAGCTCGGGGTATGGGACCAGCCCTTTCAGGATAACACGGAATGGCAGCGATAGAGGTGGATCGGGGGAGCTCCTCATGTCTTCGTAGAGTTCCATCGCCAGATCAATTAAGCCAGCATCGCAGAAGGCTCTCACAATGTCACCGTAAGTGTGCTGATCAAATAGCACGTCTTCAGACTTGAGATCTGCCCAGACCTGCCTTGTCTCATCAACCTTCCTGTTCCTTGCTAGCAAGTACAGCATATCTCGGTAGAAGTACATGTCAGGACGGTACCAGATTTCTTTCCGCACGACACTATATATCTGCAACAACAAATCGATACTTAATCATTCAGAAGACTATGCCAAACTTCAGATGTAACTGATTGTTGTCCATTGGATGCTACTATGCAACAGGAAACACCAACTCTACAAAGAGATAATGGTATAGGAGCTCTCGAAGCTGAGCACGGTCCCGTACCAGAAAGGCGAAACTGAGGATTCGATTGAGTATCTCATGCTTTACTAGTCACTTTCGGCCCCAGTCAAGGACTCATAGTCACACCAGGCGAAAGGTGACTAAATGATTTCTTTAGATGATTAGGTGTTACACTGTTACTTAGTTCATCGATTTCTTTAGATGATTTCTGAATTGCACTTGGATACATTATAAGGAACATGGTAATCCCTGCTATACTATCCAAATAACACAATTGGAGCATAAATCTTATGTTTGTGCAACTCAGGAATGATATAATTACTTTTTCTAGACATGCACAGGAATTCTCACAAATGATTAATGGAGATGAAGAATTCAAAGCCAATGACCGGGAAGGGGATGGAGTTCTCCGATAGAGAAGAAACCACATTTAGCTAAGGTCCCCCTACATCCAACTTCCTCTGCTCTGTCTTATTACTCCcattttcttctccttcatACATCGAAATTGATTTTGGAAAAGGCACATGAGAACAACCATTACTACTGTATGCAAACAGCCTGACTGCGTGACAACAGAAGATGCAGAATAGGTACTTCAGAGTTCAAACCCATTCTGCAACTGCATTGAAAATGAAGAATTCGGCATAACAAGTCCATTgaaacccattttattggaGATGGGAGTGAGAAACCTTCATGGAGAGGATGACGTGGTCCTGGCGGAGCAGCtcggcgaggacggcgagcaGGTCGGTGCGGAGGAGCCGCGAGACGTGCGAGCCCATGAACTGCTCCAGGCGCGGGTGGGCCCCGGCCGGCGGAAGCGCCGCGAGCCGCTTGAGCTGCGCCACCGCCATGAGGCCCTCCTTCCCCATCTCCTTCTTCCGCCGCCATATCGACAGGCTCGGGCTCGACGCGGCAGACGTAGAGCATAGCCTCTGGTCGTGGAGGTCAACCTCGGCGGCGGATTTCGCGGCGGCACAGGGCAGGGtttggaggaggcggcggtgatggcggcgcgggagcagacGGGAAAGCATTTGGGACCGACTGGGACTTGGGCCGTTGTGCAGTTCTTCAGGCAGTTACGCCTTCAATTCAAAGGGTCCCATGAACTGCAGAGGGCTTTTCCGCTTTCGGGCCTTGGAAACGAACAAATTCGAAGCCCCACGAAGCGCGTCTGTGTTTTACGCCTTCGGTTTTATTATTATGTTTGTATTGCATTTATAGGGAGTAAGGTATGTGTACCGTGTGCGTGCGTGAACGTTTACGTGTGTTTTGACGGGGAGATATGGTCTACGTTATTAGGCCAGTGGGAAGTTCCATATCGTGATTTTCAAAAAATGACATGTCATAAAAAACATAAGTAGATGAATAAAATAAGGTCTCCCAATGCAGaatttcatttcacgatttcataggttAGATATACCACTTATATTATGCATTTCACGATTTAATAGGTTAGATATACCATTTAATTGCAATGCATGTGACTAGACTGATGAGATGAAAAATGAAACTCTCTTGTTTCCGATACTACTTTCATCATGTTTCATAGTCTTGAAAATAGCGTATTCATCCATTCCCCCTCTTTCTCTCCCTCTTCTTTTAAGAAAAATAGAAGACATTCTCTAATCTCTCCAGGTAAATTTAACCACACCAATATAATGCGCCGGTGGGCTTGTGGTGTTGCCATCCCGCAGCACCAGCAAAATCGGAACGCTTTGTATATGTTTAGCAGCATTCGCCGAAAACATGAGACAGACTAGTTTCTTCACAGCGACGGCTGGCTGCGGAGGTGCTTCAAAGACTGAAATAATGTGGACGATGGCGGACGGGCCGGCTTTCATCAGCAAGAACCGCCGAACAGCAGAGCGTCCTCAGCAGATTCAGACGGCGACTTATCGCTCATAGTGTCCATGATCACTTTCCCGAGAACGAACCGGACCTCAGCAGGATTCCCATCTTTCAGCGACCAGTAATCGATCTTATGCAACCATCTTCGCTCATCATATGAAGTCAAGCCAGAATTCAGGGCCCCAAATATTTTCAACAACCTGTTCCTGTCGTTGTTGGACGCGAGCACCTGGAAACAAACACCACCATGTATAATGTACAAGGTACGGTGCGAGTAAACAATAACCTGGAGCGTCAGGCAGTTGAGAAATATGCTAAAGAAATACTTACTACTCCTGAAAATTGTGGAGGCTCCGAGAATCGGGCTAGTGATTGCTCCAGAGCATCAGAACTTGTCAATGTAAGTACTGAAGCATTGACCAGCGATGCTAGGTGGGATGTTTGTTCCATAAGATCGTCCAGTTTGGTCTGAGAAGGCCCCAGTGTCTCTGGGACAAATGAAACTTgagctccatcttcttcttcttcttcttcttctttcagaAATTCAATTGCGCTTTCCCATGATCCGAAATACAGCAGAGCAGCAAAAGCTTTTATTACCAGGGTGTCTTGTGGAGAAATAACCAGTGTCGTGTGAAATACCAACAGTGCCAGCCTGTGGAATACAAAATGTCATGGGCATGGCAGACAAAAAAAATGCTCATGCTGATTGTTACTCCTATGTTACTTGGTTACCAAATAAATTGagaaaatgaaatagttcaTCTGTTCAGAACATAAGAGGATCGGTAGGCACAAAAGAAGAACATCCAAACAAAGAATGAATGTAGTATGGAATACCAATGTATCTCAATTTAGAAACAAATAAACTGCGACTGTGCCCTGCCGCCATGGGAAAATTGTAACGTACTAGCGAGTACACAGGCGTTTTCCAGAGGAACAAAAAGTAAAGTCTGATACTGCTGCAAAGTCATGCAAATATTCTAGGAGATCTTGTTGGTTATACGAGCATGAGGTAATGATACAAGTCAGAAGTCAGAACAACCACTGGACTACATAATACACATTCAAATCTACTAGAACAGTACCTAAACAAATGGCTCAAGTCAGCATCActagaaatcaagagcaaagaTTACAGAAATAAAGGAACCACTATATCAGCCAATTCAATGAAAGCCAAATCAGTTAAATTGCTGGCTTAGCATGTTAGCATTCCTAGTTTTCGTCATTTCCTGAGAAGTGTAAACGTAATAGCTAGGCACAGCAGTAAAAGAATTATGCACAAAATAGGCATTTAAGATTTCTTACCACAAAGAGCAGTGGCATGGCCGGTCTGCAGAGAATAATCTATCAAGATTACACAATAGTTTCTGCGTATTTGAAGTCAACAGCATGAGATATCATATCAAGCCTTATCTTAAAAGTCAAGAATCACATTAAACTAACATGAAGGCTAACCATATAAACTCTACTTATACATGGCATTACGGTAACAGAAACTCTAAAAAGGGTATCAATAGGAAGTAAATTCTGAAGCAACTTATATATCAAACTGTTGATAGATGGCACAGGAACTATAAATCATAATAGAAATTTATAATACAGAAGGAccagaaaataaataaaaaatggaCAGAGAGCCAATGTAATCCTTCTTTAATAGGGATGAAAATGGTGACACCATTGGAAAATAGTAGTGGGTCAGCTAGCTAGTTCATTTTAATCTCACTTCCCCTGCTTTGAAATCCGGATTAGTTCATTTCAATGAGATTCGGGTCGATCAAATGAGCCAAAGAAAAATAGACTTGGATCCTTATTCTTTACTCTAAAGCAAGTCCAAACATTTTCAGAGTTACTCACCATAAGCATCAAATCTTTGTATCTGGCCCTATCCTTCATCTGATCAGACAAATATGCTGCCTAAAACATAAATTGGCAATCAACATTGATGAGTGagctgaaaattgacaaggccATGACAAGGAATATACTTTTTTTAGCAACAGGATCACATTGTTAAATTTACCTGGAAAGGCAGCAAAATATCGAGTAGTCCATATATTCCAAGTAACCTAACAGAAGGTTCTGCTGCCCCATAAGACAACATATAGTTCATTTCCATCATCAACCTTGCCTAAACAGTAAATGAGGCCAAAAGCAGCACTAAGAAGAAAATATATAAGAGAATGTGCATACAATTGTTAATTTACTTGCAGGGATACCAAGAAAGCAAACCTTATCAATATTAATTATAGACGAAGAAAGATCGTGTATCGCATTAGAAGTTTCACTTGAAAACTGGAAACCAAGGCGAGCAGCAATTCTCAAACCACGTAAAATCCTGGCTAAAATATACTGATATATAAATTTTACTTGGCGAGATAAAGCAATATCAATAGAAGTGTTCCTTAAACACCTACCAGGGTCTTCCATGAAAGAAATATGAGCAGGAATCACTGTACACACCTGAATGTTCATTCAAGAAGTTagtcaaaagaaaagggaagagaAAACAGGACACTGCTGAATCTGTGATTAAATAAAGATGGAGATCGGTAACTATTACTTTGTTTTTTCTCATATCCCTTACTCCATTCACATAATCATAAATCTTGTAGTTCATCGGGTTAAAGAATAAACTGCCAACAAGTATTAAAACATTGTTACAAAATATCTCCTTCAATACCTCACAAAAAATAAGAGCATTTCTTGAGGATTTGAAGCACTGCAATTGCTTTGGAGTTTCAAGATTACCCATTTATTGTGAAGTCTCTTCTCATAGAATTCTTCCAGCGAAGAATGTCCCTGTCGTCATAACCATTCAACTCTTCCAAACAATCTCCCTTTTCAGTTTTATTCACATGATTACCAACTGTTCGAAAGCTCGAAACCTATTAGAAACAAATGAAAAATGATGTGAGTGAACATTGCTACAAAAAATCATGTAGTCATGATGGTGATGTTTCTATGAAGAACAAACCTCAATTACTGAGTCACGCATTTGAAGAAGACATATTGGAAAGCGTTTTCCTACAATCATGCATCGCCTGAATACATTTTTCTTAAGCTGTAAAGAACAGAAGTGTGTCAATGGAAAATGGGCATTGAAACTTTCAGTTAAAAAAACACTCATGATGTTTGACCTGTTGGAGACTTGCAGTGGTAATCACATCAAAATCTTTTGGTACCCTTTTCAGTAGCAAATCTCTCACACATCCCCCAACAAGATAAGCTTCAAAACCTGCAATATATTTTTAGCTTGAAGACTGGACACATTCTTATATGCATTCAACTGGTAAAAAACCATATGCCTTATGATTTAAATAAGAATATTAATGTTTTCACATTGAATTTTGAAAGCATCTCACTGTAAATTTTGAAAGTCTTGTTGCTTTCATCTCAACCATAGATTTCAAATCAATTGATATACATGAATGGATGGAAACAGCAACTGTAAAACAAGCATATTAACAGGTTTTACTAATTTCATAATCTATGCAATATAGTACTTCCTCTGTCCACTTTAATAAGTTGAACATTTTGACTACAATCTGGACTAAGCATTGTAGAAATTCTGCTGGCCATCGATGATTGGCATAATTCTGGTAGCTGGTAGTCGGCATGTGTGACACATTGATTAGGTTCCATATAAATAAGGCCAAAAAAGCAAAGTGAATGGTAGTCGGTAGAAATGTGCGTTGAAGTTGTAAATGAACTTATATATGTAGAATTGGAAGGATTGCTTAGATAGACCTATATTTTGAACTTGAGAATGTATATTGTTGCTAGCAGCAAAATTATAAGTTTCGAACCATAGGAACGTACGCTAAAATGCGAATCCAGTTGTACCACTTTTATATCACTAAACTCATATACGGTAAGTtacaaagtttgaattttgaaaggTATGTACACCTTAGGAAAGAGTACTAAAAAGAAAATATGCATGGGATGACTATCAGACTGGCATATCAAAACTCTCGACTCACAAATAGAAATAGTCAAGAGAATAGTTATGCACCTTGTCGTCTGAGCTTTTTGAGAACCGCCAATGCATCCTTAGGTATAGCATCCTGGTTAATGCCAAAAGCCCTTGAGTCAAAAAGTCTCCATGTTGAAGGATCCACGAATCCTGCAGGAATTGAAACCTTTGAGCTTTACAAGCATACACCAGCGTGGCAACATTGAAGACTGTCTTTGGTTCACAAAGCTTTACGTGCAACCTTTACTTAAAATAGAGACTGTTTCTAAATAGATTTATACACTCCGGTAGGCCAAAACCACCCAACGTGAATGTAACCAAGAGCAATGTGCAGCTAAGTCAGAAACAAGCTCTCCGGCATCGGGCAACCAATAACAACAATCCCAAAAAGACGCAGGGAAGCAGAAGTATATGCTTCATGTGGCAAGCGCAGCGCCCATCAGGTGGGATGAAAAATATCACCTGGCCTGCGTGGCCTTGGCCCGGAGGAAGAGCCACCACCGCTCCGCCCACCAGTGCCGTTGCCTCCCTTATTCGTGCTGTACTGCCGCGACTGAAAGCGACACGACGACgtcatcaaaaagaaaaaggaaagctTCTATCAAGCGCCCCGCCGGCGAGGTGCTCGACGGAATGCTtgagagacagagagagggtGCGTGGCAGAGAGGCGGGTCCGGGGACTGACCACGAGACTGGAGGCCGCGGAGCGCAGGCGGGAGAGGAGCGGAGACGAGGAAGAGGGCGATGGCGAGGGCGACAGGTCAGCGCGCCGTCGCGGCGTCGTCATGAcatgggcgcgggcggaggtGCGGCGCGGTAGGGTGGTGGTGGTTTGGTGCGCTGCTGCTACCGAGCGGCGCACAGGGAGTGGGTTGCTGGGCGGCTGCCGGCTGGACCCGCCGCCGTGGGTTTTGCGGCCACATTGCTCTCTCCTCCCCCCAAGTGTTGCGATGCGGGCCGGGCTGTGTACCTGGGCCCGATTGCTTCGGACCTCAATCAATCGTGGTCTAGTTGGATTCGTGTCATTGCAATTTTTTAAGTTTCTCAAAAAAATTGTAATTGTTTTCCAAAAATTGAATTGAAAATTTACCATCATAGTCTAGTTGAATTCGTGCTATTACAATTTTAAGAAAATTGAATTGAAAAAATACCATCAGTTATGTCACTGACAGGTGAGGGTCACCTCAGTCACAATAATATTTTTCAAATTATTGAAATTTGTAATGGCACGTATGAAATTATTCCAATCACATTGAGATGGGATCTTAGCCAATTGCCGATGTGAGGCTCAACATCAACCATCAAATACTGCAATGTTGACCTTTTCGGAGAATCCTACATAACTTTCGGAAATCTAGATGTTATCGAGCTTACGATGTTTAAGATTCGTATGGCCATCGTGGACCGTACGATCTCCTTCGTTCGCACTCCCCGGACTCACTCGCTCGCTCGGCAGCTCACGAGATTACAAGAACTCCTAGCATGCACAAGCGCAACTAACCTTACCCCTCAACATTCCTAAAAAAAACTTACGCTCAACAGTAGGAAGACGCAAGCGGCAAGCACACTGTACAGTGTCCAACACGCAGACAGACACAGCACGTTACGGACCCTCCGTTCGACGGTAGCTAGCGGCAAGAAGACTAGAACCTTCAACTGGCTCTCGCTGACTTCAGTCCTGACAAGGCGGGTCCACACCCCCTTCCCTTCGCCGTACTGCCCCCACAGCACGCAAGGAATCACGGCCATCCATCCCTGTCGCGCAGTCATGTCCGCCGTTAAATCCTCCGGCTCCCCACCAAAGTCATCATTCCTCCCGTTCCCGTGTCCGTGTGCGTGTGCctctcccttcttcctcctcgcacGGCACGAGCCGGACTCCTCCACAGCGCGCCGCGAGTCCACCACCCCTCCCACCTCTCCACCGTCGcgtcgcgccgcgcgcgcggacTCCGAGAGCCGAATCGGAGCGCGAGGCGGCGCCTCCGGGGCGGATCGAGCCTAGGGCTAGGGCATGGGCGGaggggacgccggcgccgacccCGGCGCTGAGCCCGCGGCCGCGCAGGCGACGCTGCACATCCGGTGCACCAACGGCTCCAAGTTCGCCGTGCGGGCCGACCTGGGCGCCACCGTCGGGGCGTTCAAGGCGATCGTCGCCGAGAGCTGCGACGTCCCGGCGCCGCAGCAGCGGCTGATCTACAAGGGCCGGATCTTGAAGGACGAGGAAACCCTAGCCAGCTACGGTGCGTGCTCTCCTTCTTCTCCTGAGAATGCTCTCGACTTGCCGGGTGATCTTCCCGATTACGCTGTGGCCGATTTGGCGATTCGATTAGTTAGGTCCGTGCGTGAGCTGCGATGTCGTAGTCCTGATTCTTCCGTGCTGGTGTGTTAGATGCAATGCCTGTTAATACGTGTTGCCGGGAGGGCAAGGAGGCTGGTTCCTTGGCGCAATGCTCAGTGGTAGACGCAACACGTTGGATCACTGTTGGGAAGCTTGCGTGTTGATTAAAGATAGTTCATAGTAGCAATGATGCAGTGCAAAAGCAATACATGCTGCTTTGATGCCTTGACGTGAATGTAGTTCTGAATGTGCTGAAGCCATGCAAGTGTTAGCAAGTAGTATTGAACTTCTTATTTACTGCACCCTGCCAAGTATGAGTTATAGGTTTTGCTTCATGGTTGGGGTAGTAGAGTTTATAATCAGCAGCTGTGCAGAACTTTTGCATTTCATGCTGGATGCTGACATCAAGATGGCATCTTAGTGATCAGCGAACTGGAAAGTTCATCGTTTCCTTTTTTGAGTTCTAGCCAATAACTTTAGCTGTGTTGGTAGAAAATGCTTCTTGTCGACCATTATTATTGTGATCCATGTGTAAGCCGTTACCAATAGCAGTTACTTTTTGTCGTCTTTTGATGTCAACACTAACCACCCTTTCTATTTAGGGGCGCATTATCCACGTGGACACTCCCCATTAAACAGAATGGCTCTAGATGAAATATAAATATATGTCCAAAAGAATATCAATCACAGAACTTCAGTGCTTTACAAACTTGATCCATGCCCATCGCAACTTTTTGCACCCAACCTATTTTCTCAGCACTCGCAAATACCTTATCATATTCATACGGGTTATCTTGATGGTACCTTTATACATCTAGTTGTGCCCTCCGTGACAACAGTTGTAACAGTGATAATTTGTCTATTTTTCACACTGCAAGTTTAGAAAAGTTTGATAAATAATATGTCTCATACAATATCAAACATTATTGTCgttgttttgtttttgtgcTATCATAATAGATTGTGCAGGTGTTTCGTGTGTTGCACTTTGATTCCCACAACAATTCTTGTGCCTGATGAAGTTCAACAAAACAACAGTTTGAATGTTTGATATAACATCATAGGTTACCTGTGATACTCGTAGAATACCGAGTTTGTAAGGTGGAGGTCGAATGTTGCCACTTGTCAAACTGTACTAGCCAAACGTGAAACTTGCTTACAATTTGCTTATGCTGCATAACTAGAGTTCTTTGGTACAACATCAAATATCAAATTGAGAATAGGTGAGAATCTGTGGGAATTTTATGGAGAACAAGATGTTTTATTTGTGTTTCTATTTGTGCCTGTTAAAACTTATGTTCACATGCACAGGAACTATACATTTCCAGTTACCACCGATTAGAAATCGGGACATTCTGAATTTGGTTAGGTTGATAAAACACTGTGTGGCAGAGTGGTAGCATGTTTAATGTTTTGATTTGGTAAGCCGTTATTTGATTTTGGGAATTTCATTAAGCAGTTAGGTGTTCCCTTTTGAAGCAGTTCAGTTTTGTTCACTCGTGTAACCTtatattgttttcctttttgaagGTGTGGAGACTGATCATACTATTCACATGGTACGTGGTGCTGCTCCACCACCAGCATCAACTGCACGTGCAGCCAACCAAGAAACTTCCTCTACTGCTCCTGCCAGTTCCCCAGCAGCAGGTTTGAGTGGCTTGTTGCAAGGTCTGGGTGGTACAGGGGCTGCTAATAGTGGAGGGTTGGGTTTGTTTGGATCTGGCCTCCCAGAATTAGACCAGATGCAACAACAGCTAGCTGAAAACCCCAACTTGATGAGGGAAATGATGAATATGCCACTCATGCAGAATCTAATGAATAATCCTGATCTCATGCGCAATATAATAATGAACAATCCTCAAATGCGTGAGCTCATTGATCGCAATCCAGATCTTGCCCATGTCCTCAATGATCCAAGTATCCTGCGCCAGACTGTTGAAGCAGCTAGGAATCCTGAACTTATGAGGGAGATGATGCGGAACACAGATAGAGCCATGAGCAACATTGAATCTTCACCAGAAGGTTTCAACATGCTCCGCCGCATGTATGAAACTGTCCAAGAGCCTTTTCTGAATGCAACAACAATGGGTGGTGAGGGTGATCGAAATCCAAACCCATTTGCTGCTCTTCTAGGAAATCAGGGGTCCAACCAAGCAAGGGACCCAGCTGCAAACGCACCAACTACAGCTTCAGACCCGGCAGCAGGGTCTCCAGCTCCAAACATTAATCCACTTCCGAATCCCTGGGGCACAAATGGTAAGTTTTGGATATTCCATCTTTTTCTTGTTGGTAATTGTGTGTGTTTTTGTTCTATCTAAGATTTAAAATCAACAGCTGGATCTGCCCAAGGAGCAGCAAGGCCCCCTCCTGCTAGCAACACAAACACAAGGAGTGCTACAGCAGGTGGTCTAGGAGGATTGGGCTCAGCAGATTTAGGAAGTGTGCTTGGTGGTGGCTCTGATGCTTCCTTCTT encodes the following:
- the LOC101778662 gene encoding pentatricopeptide repeat-containing protein At1g62350, whose amino-acid sequence is MLSRLLPRRHHRRLLQTLPCAAAKSAAEVDLHDQRLCSTSAASSPSLSIWRRKKEMGKEGLMAVAQLKRLAALPPAGAHPRLEQFMGSHVSRLLRTDLLAVLAELLRQDHVILSMKIYSVVRKEIWYRPDMYFYRDMLYLLARNRKVDETRQVWADLKSEDVLFDQHTYGDIVRAFCDAGLIDLAMELYEDMRSSPDPPLSLPFRVILKGLVPYPELREKIKQDFLELFPDMIVYDPPGSLSDVDDEFKF
- the LOC101779480 gene encoding uncharacterized protein LOC101779480, whose amino-acid sequence is MTTPRRRADLSPSPSPSSSSPLLSRLRSAASSLVSRQYSTNKGGNGTGGRSGGGSSSGPRPRRPGFVDPSTWRLFDSRAFGINQDAIPKDALAVLKKLRRQGFEAYLVGGCVRDLLLKRVPKDFDVITTASLQQLKKNVFRRCMIVGKRFPICLLQMRDSVIEVSSFRTVGNHVNKTEKGDCLEELNGYDDRDILRWKNSMRRDFTINGLFFNPMNYKIYDYVNGVRDMRKNKVCTVIPAHISFMEDPARILRGLRIAARLGFQFSSETSNAIHDLSSSIINIDKARLMMEMNYMLSYGAAEPSVRLLGIYGLLDILLPFQAAYLSDQMKDRARYKDLMLMKLLCNLDRLFSADRPCHCSLWLALLVFHTTLVISPQDTLVIKAFAALLYFGSWESAIEFLKEEEEEEEDGAQVSFVPETLGPSQTKLDDLMEQTSHLASLVNASVLTLTSSDALEQSLARFSEPPQFSGVVLASNNDRNRLLKIFGALNSGLTSYDERRWLHKIDYWSLKDGNPAEVRFVLGKVIMDTMSDKSPSESAEDALLFGGSC
- the LOC101779075 gene encoding ubiquitin domain-containing protein DSK2a, whose product is MGGGDAGADPGAEPAAAQATLHIRCTNGSKFAVRADLGATVGAFKAIVAESCDVPAPQQRLIYKGRILKDEETLASYGVETDHTIHMVRGAAPPPASTARAANQETSSTAPASSPAAGLSGLLQGLGGTGAANSGGLGLFGSGLPELDQMQQQLAENPNLMREMMNMPLMQNLMNNPDLMRNIIMNNPQMRELIDRNPDLAHVLNDPSILRQTVEAARNPELMREMMRNTDRAMSNIESSPEGFNMLRRMYETVQEPFLNATTMGGEGDRNPNPFAALLGNQGSNQARDPAANAPTTASDPAAGSPAPNINPLPNPWGTNAGSAQGAARPPPASNTNTRSATAGGLGGLGSADLGSVLGGGSDASFLSQVLQNPTMMQMMQNIMSNPQSMNQLLNINPNVRNMMESNTQLREMFQNPEFLRQLTSPETLQQLISFQQSLVSQLGQQQAGQERTQSGTGAGNVNLNTLMNMFSGLGAGGGLGVPNAPNVAPEELYATQLAQLQEMGFFDTQENLRALIATAGNVHAAVERLLGNLGQ